The Methylomonas sp. UP202 DNA window GTTTCGGCGTCGCCGGACCGGTGGTCGAACAACGCTGCCAAACCACGAATCTACCCTGGTTGCTGGATGGTCGACGGTTGCAACAGAAGCTGGGTACCGACCAAGTCAAACTGCTTAACGATTTGGAAGCGATGGCTTTGGGCATGCTGCATCTGCCACCGGAAGATTTCGTCGAACTGAATCCCGCCGCCGAACCCCAAACCGGCAATATCGCCGTGATCGCGGCCGGCACCGGACTCGGCGAGGCTGCTTTGTATTGGGACGGCCAACGCTATCATCCCATCGCCACCGAAGGCGGACATAGCGACTTGGCGCCGCAAACCGAACAACAGGATCGGTTGTTGGTCTATTTGCGCCAACTGTTTCCAGACCACGTAAGTTGCGAGCGGGTGCTGTCCGGAAACGGCTTCAGTCATTTATACGATTTTCTGTTAGCCGACCGTTTCGCGCCGGCCTGCCCTGCAATTCCCGCCGCGCACGCCGAATCCGAAGTGGACCGCAACGCACTGATT harbors:
- the glk gene encoding glucokinase, translating into MILAGDIGGTKTVLALIEPLADGTLHSVREQTFASREFLDFEEILDLFLADQPPPTSACFGVAGPVVEQRCQTTNLPWLLDGRRLQQKLGTDQVKLLNDLEAMALGMLHLPPEDFVELNPAAEPQTGNIAVIAAGTGLGEAALYWDGQRYHPIATEGGHSDLAPQTEQQDRLLVYLRQLFPDHVSCERVLSGNGFSHLYDFLLADRFAPACPAIPAAHAESEVDRNALISRLGVGGEDPLCEEATRLFAELYGAEAGNLALKLLATGGVFIGGGIGPKIRKVLESGEFLRSFAAKGRFQPLLAKIPVKLALNPRAPLIGAMHYFADLLGKH